A window of Microcoleus sp. FACHB-831 contains these coding sequences:
- a CDS encoding response regulator, with the protein MLENTINILVSGNPEQEASKLRSFKRNEISKEVRVAREGVEALDYLFTMGAYSTSDRSLMPQLIVSDLKLPKIDGVQVLRCLRDSDRAKPLPLAILTSSFEELKPNDTYNSGCNSYIGKKVYFIELNETVNNLGLYWLNLNQQPSKTRRN; encoded by the coding sequence ATGTTAGAAAATACAATCAATATATTGGTAAGCGGCAATCCTGAACAAGAAGCATCAAAATTGCGTAGCTTTAAAAGGAATGAGATATCAAAAGAAGTTAGGGTGGCTCGCGAGGGAGTAGAAGCGCTAGATTATTTATTTACAATGGGAGCTTATAGCACTAGCGATCGCAGCCTCATGCCACAACTTATAGTATCAGACCTAAAACTGCCTAAAATCGATGGAGTGCAAGTATTGCGCTGCCTCAGAGACAGCGATCGCGCAAAACCACTCCCCCTAGCAATCCTCACCTCATCTTTTGAGGAGCTAAAACCCAACGATACCTACAACTCAGGCTGCAACAGTTATATAGGTAAAAAAGTATATTTCATTGAATTAAATGAAACTGTCAATAACCTGGGTCTGTACTGGCTGAATTTAAACCAACAGCCATCTAAAACAAGGAGAAATTAG
- a CDS encoding RodZ family helix-turn-helix domain-containing protein — MGLQSTYNFTVAGSTTVEITKEKLGSLLSQIEAELHSSEVYSRALAGLQTMLGEAAGSAQLLIKAVGQEAIKLAFHQFARQSMVVPVAPLENDAHQQQPTEGEMLNPMREKQDSSLSADLALTEPIQDNRQFNGVQDAPTNSSDALKPQMLTSTPLVFPKLSKKLSKAEIAAQKYAQEREEAIRYIGQQLQQARIARSLSVRQLYNKTLVQTHHIEALETGCVDKLPEDIYIKGFIRRIGYVLGLDGAAMADALPAPDPNKSILPSWYRSTAPSLGGIALSPVHLYVGYAALVAGAVGGLALMSNQSASDGAIDAHAPTTSDSSVSKRDAQTYGKPGLKASKAGVKAGSDIAPPESF; from the coding sequence ATGGGATTACAATCTACATACAACTTCACTGTTGCTGGAAGCACAACGGTTGAAATTACCAAGGAAAAACTGGGGTCTCTCCTGAGTCAAATAGAAGCGGAACTGCATAGCAGTGAAGTTTACAGCCGTGCTTTGGCTGGGTTGCAGACAATGCTGGGGGAAGCAGCGGGGAGTGCCCAGCTTTTGATCAAAGCAGTAGGACAAGAAGCCATCAAGCTTGCATTTCATCAGTTTGCTAGACAATCAATGGTTGTCCCAGTTGCACCCCTCGAAAATGATGCCCACCAACAACAGCCAACAGAAGGCGAAATGCTTAATCCGATGCGGGAGAAACAAGATTCTTCCCTATCGGCTGACTTGGCACTAACAGAGCCTATTCAAGACAATCGACAGTTTAATGGTGTCCAAGATGCCCCAACGAATTCCTCTGATGCCCTCAAACCACAGATGTTAACCAGTACACCTCTTGTTTTTCCCAAACTTAGTAAAAAACTCTCTAAGGCTGAAATAGCAGCGCAAAAGTATGCCCAAGAGCGCGAGGAGGCTATTCGTTACATCGGCCAGCAACTACAGCAGGCGCGAATTGCACGATCGCTCTCTGTGCGTCAACTTTACAATAAAACCCTAGTGCAGACCCATCACATAGAAGCTTTGGAAACAGGCTGCGTTGATAAACTGCCAGAAGATATATATATCAAAGGTTTTATTCGTCGTATTGGGTATGTATTAGGTTTAGATGGTGCTGCTATGGCAGATGCTTTACCCGCACCCGATCCGAACAAGTCCATACTGCCATCTTGGTATCGCTCGACAGCGCCATCATTAGGGGGAATTGCCCTAAGCCCAGTTCATTTGTATGTTGGCTATGCTGCCTTGGTGGCTGGAGCGGTAGGAGGACTCGCGTTGATGTCTAACCAATCAGCTTCGGACGGAGCGATTGATGCCCACGCTCCTACTACCTCGGATTCATCAGTTTCTAAGCGCGATGCCCAAACATACGGTAAACCAGGGTTAAAGGCTAGCAAGGCGGGTGTAAAAGCTGGCTCGGATATTGCTCCACCCGAATCGTTTTAG
- a CDS encoding response regulator has product MRIPLRLLLVEDSEDDAMLLTRELRRGNYDPVYERVDTAAAMSEALDREQWEIVIADYAMPQFSGISALQVLQQKQLDLPFIIVSGTIGEDVAVGAMKAGAHDYMNKDNLARLVPAVERELREAKVRQERIVAQEQIREQAALLDVAQDAIIVQDLEDRICFWNKSAERLYGWTSQEVIGKKAAELLFADPTATLHLTPHPSLLTRKGEWQGELDQVTKEGEEIIVESRWRLMRDGSGQPKSVLVVNTDITEKKKLEIQFLRTQRLESIGTLAGGIAHDLNNVLAPILMGLEIIKMKLPDPESQKVLATLEASTKRGADIVRQVLAFARGLEGRHAELQVKHLVREIAHMAQETFPKYIDIRVEIPVTPWVILGDATQLQQVLLNLCVNARDAMPNGGKLLIRAENVRLDENYARMHLEAKPGIYVLLTVTDTGMGIPPAIIDKIFEPFFTTKPVGQGTGLGLSTILGIVRSHGGFINVYSDVGKGTSFKVYLPADTKIELEDIEIEHDDMPSGGGELVMVIDDEASIRDIAKQTLETFGYKVITADDGSEAIALYVQQQVKVHVAIVDMKMPIMDGPATIRALRKLDPKVKIIAASGLTLGGQMAEASTVNAQAVLPKPFTAENLLKTIYRVMSSY; this is encoded by the coding sequence ATGCGTATACCGCTGCGGTTATTATTAGTCGAAGACTCAGAAGACGATGCAATGTTGCTCACCCGCGAACTGCGACGCGGCAACTACGATCCTGTCTACGAACGTGTAGACACAGCTGCTGCTATGAGCGAGGCGCTCGATCGCGAACAATGGGAAATCGTTATTGCTGATTACGCTATGCCTCAGTTTAGCGGCATTTCAGCCTTACAAGTATTGCAACAAAAGCAACTTGACCTGCCGTTCATTATCGTCTCAGGGACTATTGGCGAAGATGTAGCCGTAGGAGCAATGAAAGCAGGCGCTCACGACTACATGAATAAAGACAATTTGGCGCGGCTAGTCCCTGCTGTAGAACGGGAGTTACGCGAGGCAAAAGTCAGGCAAGAGCGTATTGTAGCTCAAGAGCAAATTAGAGAACAAGCAGCCTTACTAGATGTTGCCCAAGATGCGATTATTGTCCAAGACTTAGAAGACCGCATCTGCTTTTGGAATAAAAGCGCCGAACGCTTGTATGGTTGGACATCTCAGGAAGTAATAGGGAAAAAAGCTGCGGAACTGCTATTTGCCGATCCTACAGCCACATTACACCTAACCCCTCACCCCTCGCTGCTTACACGGAAAGGAGAGTGGCAGGGTGAGTTAGATCAAGTAACTAAAGAAGGTGAAGAAATCATCGTCGAAAGTCGCTGGAGGCTGATGCGCGATGGTTCGGGACAACCAAAATCTGTTCTCGTAGTGAATACAGACATTACAGAGAAAAAGAAGCTGGAGATCCAATTTCTCCGCACGCAGCGCCTTGAAAGCATTGGCACGCTAGCAGGGGGAATTGCCCACGATCTCAACAATGTGCTGGCGCCGATTTTGATGGGGTTGGAAATCATAAAAATGAAACTTCCTGACCCCGAAAGCCAAAAGGTGCTAGCAACACTAGAAGCAAGTACTAAGCGCGGGGCAGATATTGTCAGGCAAGTTCTGGCTTTTGCTAGAGGTTTGGAAGGGAGACATGCAGAGCTTCAAGTAAAGCATCTGGTGCGAGAAATTGCACACATGGCTCAGGAAACGTTTCCCAAATATATTGATATTCGGGTAGAGATCCCAGTAACGCCTTGGGTAATCTTGGGAGACGCAACGCAATTGCAACAGGTGCTGTTAAATTTGTGCGTTAATGCTCGCGATGCGATGCCCAACGGGGGAAAGCTGCTGATTAGGGCTGAAAACGTGCGTCTAGATGAAAATTATGCGCGAATGCACCTGGAAGCAAAACCAGGTATTTACGTGTTGCTCACAGTGACGGATACAGGCATGGGGATTCCTCCTGCTATCATCGATAAAATTTTTGAACCATTTTTTACCACAAAACCTGTTGGCCAAGGCACTGGTTTGGGACTCTCAACTATATTGGGCATTGTCAGGAGTCACGGTGGTTTTATCAATGTTTACAGTGACGTGGGTAAGGGCACCAGCTTTAAAGTTTATCTGCCAGCAGATACGAAAATTGAACTAGAGGACATAGAAATAGAACATGACGATATGCCCTCCGGAGGCGGAGAATTGGTTATGGTGATCGATGATGAAGCCTCTATTAGGGATATCGCTAAACAAACCCTGGAAACATTTGGATATAAGGTGATAACAGCCGATGATGGTTCCGAGGCGATCGCGCTTTACGTTCAGCAGCAAGTAAAAGTTCATGTGGCGATCGTCGATATGAAGATGCCAATTATGGACGGGCCAGCAACAATTCGAGCCTTGCGAAAACTAGACCCCAAGGTTAAAATTATTGCCGCTAGCGGATTGACGTTAGGCGGGCAGATGGCTGAGGCTAGTACGGTTAACGCACAAGCAGTCTTGCCAAAACCATTTACGGCAGAAAATTTGCTGAAAACTATCTATCGTGTGATGAGTAGTTATTGA
- a CDS encoding transposase: MPYSSSLTDQEWEILEPLLLQILPMKKQTRPCNWTKREILDGIFYQLKNGCNWQDLPKDLPPYSTVYWHYKQWRQAGAFLALMNLLHGQVREQVKKKLSGQRC, encoded by the coding sequence ATGCCTTACTCCAGCAGCCTCACAGACCAAGAATGGGAAATTCTTGAACCCCTACTGCTCCAGATATTGCCGATGAAGAAGCAGACGAGACCTTGTAACTGGACGAAACGAGAGATCTTGGATGGCATCTTCTATCAACTCAAGAATGGCTGCAATTGGCAAGATTTGCCGAAAGATTTACCGCCCTACTCCACCGTTTATTGGCACTATAAACAGTGGCGGCAAGCAGGAGCTTTTCTGGCCCTGATGAACCTGTTACATGGACAAGTGCGTGAACAAGTGAAAAAAAAGCTAAGTGGACAACGTTGCTAA
- the mltG gene encoding endolytic transglycosylase MltG: MKAGIGISKWWFYLALLPMILGICAWQGWAWWSWASAPPVMPDTSPQGGDKTVQIRIPAGTSAQQIGRDLEAAGLIRSTDAWRLWSYWLMWRNQPGGFKAGTYKLSPTQPLSAIASKIWTGDVMQLSFTIPEGWSLQQMATYFESLGFFKAQDFLAAASQIPKDKYPWLPADLPFLEGFLYPDTYQLASDRISPQQVINLMLDNFEQKALPIYQKGQNSTTLNLVQWVTLASIVEKEAVKPEERPRIAGVFTKRLRQGMKLGSDPTVEYGLGFRQTADQPLTFAQVKTASPYNTYLNPGLPPTPIASPGLASLRATLYPENTDFLFFVARYDGSHVFSRTLQAHEAATRAIRQQQSQKRKAS; encoded by the coding sequence ATGAAAGCAGGCATAGGCATCTCCAAGTGGTGGTTTTATCTGGCTCTATTGCCGATGATTCTGGGTATCTGTGCGTGGCAAGGCTGGGCTTGGTGGAGTTGGGCAAGCGCTCCGCCTGTCATGCCGGATACATCGCCGCAGGGTGGAGATAAAACAGTGCAAATCCGTATTCCGGCGGGAACGTCAGCCCAGCAAATTGGCCGAGATTTGGAAGCTGCGGGTTTAATTCGCTCTACTGATGCTTGGAGGCTGTGGTCTTATTGGCTGATGTGGCGCAATCAGCCAGGGGGCTTTAAAGCCGGAACTTATAAACTGTCTCCGACTCAGCCGCTAAGTGCGATCGCTAGCAAAATTTGGACTGGCGACGTGATGCAACTTAGCTTCACCATTCCCGAAGGCTGGTCTTTACAGCAAATGGCTACTTATTTTGAATCTTTGGGTTTTTTTAAGGCGCAGGATTTTCTTGCTGCTGCTAGCCAAATTCCTAAAGATAAATACCCCTGGTTGCCCGCAGATTTACCTTTTTTGGAAGGATTTTTGTATCCAGATACTTACCAGTTGGCCAGCGATCGCATTAGTCCCCAACAAGTTATCAACCTAATGCTAGATAATTTTGAACAGAAGGCTCTGCCTATCTATCAAAAAGGCCAGAACAGTACCACATTGAACCTCGTTCAATGGGTAACTCTGGCGAGCATTGTGGAAAAAGAAGCTGTGAAACCCGAAGAACGCCCCCGCATTGCAGGCGTTTTCACAAAAAGGCTGCGTCAAGGCATGAAACTTGGATCCGATCCAACTGTTGAGTATGGATTGGGCTTTCGGCAAACAGCAGATCAGCCCTTGACTTTTGCCCAAGTAAAAACAGCCTCTCCCTACAACACTTATCTCAACCCAGGATTACCACCCACCCCTATTGCTAGCCCTGGATTGGCAAGTTTAAGAGCCACGCTTTATCCTGAAAATACAGACTTCCTCTTTTTCGTGGCTCGGTACGATGGCAGTCACGTTTTCAGTCGCACGCTACAAGCACACGAAGCCGCTACAAGAGCCATTCGCCAACAACAGTCACAGAAGCGAAAGGCGTCTTAA
- a CDS encoding serine/threonine-protein kinase yields the protein MNQRQRTTDMTALVGKTLQGGKYTLERELGRGGFGVTFKATHNYVDQPVVIKTLNEAVLNHPEFKQFQGQFQNEARRLALCVHPNIVRLTDFFLEGTIPYMVMDYIPGQTLQNIVFPDRPLPEATAIYYIRQIGTALKVVHDKGLLHRDIKPSNIMLREGSHEVVLIDFGIAREFTPGVTQTHTSIVSLGYAPIEQYLDKVKRTPATDVYGLAATLYALLTARVPTPAVLRDRQPLVAPREVQPQLSAAVNEAVMRGMAIEACHRPASVDEWLSLLHDLQLDIPTAPPLGFNVLASKDGQGLQPKREYFTSKLLRDRRFLLGGAAVMATGVAIALSTVLHPTPQRSSPPAGGKVNQSPPKSSPTLEKVKVVPPSPSASPVASPAEKSVEKPLRKTSQPLRRRVVEQQSVTRPEESPRPVRRRRSRRTQEPSSSPVRNIPPSPAAIASPEPTTVENPPSPAAIESPEPTTVEKPPLPPSDRKSPALEPSSPPDISPPSSSAPQGDRNPPARDGDSSAPQGDRKPPVQEQVSPRDTSPEPSSVSQPVGRSDRPLSKPDKDNQPIPQQDVQPTDENK from the coding sequence ATGAACCAAAGACAAAGGACGACTGACATGACTGCTTTAGTCGGCAAAACTTTGCAGGGTGGTAAATATACTCTGGAACGAGAACTGGGACGGGGTGGCTTTGGCGTCACGTTTAAAGCTACTCACAATTATGTGGATCAGCCCGTAGTTATTAAAACCCTAAATGAGGCTGTGCTAAACCATCCCGAATTTAAACAGTTCCAGGGTCAGTTTCAGAATGAAGCGCGACGGCTGGCGTTGTGCGTTCACCCTAATATCGTCCGACTTACCGACTTCTTTTTGGAAGGGACGATACCTTATATGGTCATGGATTATATCCCTGGCCAAACTTTGCAAAATATTGTCTTTCCCGATCGTCCTCTGCCAGAAGCAACTGCAATCTACTACATCCGGCAAATTGGCACTGCGTTAAAGGTTGTACACGATAAGGGTTTGCTGCATCGCGATATCAAGCCTAGCAATATTATGCTGCGCGAAGGTAGCCACGAGGTAGTGCTGATTGACTTTGGAATTGCGCGGGAGTTTACTCCGGGGGTAACCCAGACACATACGAGTATTGTTTCTCTGGGATATGCACCGATTGAACAGTATTTGGATAAGGTAAAGCGCACCCCAGCAACAGATGTTTACGGTCTGGCAGCAACGCTTTATGCTTTATTGACGGCGCGAGTACCAACTCCTGCGGTGTTGAGAGATAGGCAACCTTTGGTTGCACCGCGCGAGGTGCAACCCCAACTGAGTGCTGCTGTGAATGAGGCGGTGATGCGGGGTATGGCAATCGAGGCGTGCCATCGTCCTGCTAGTGTTGATGAATGGCTGTCTCTTTTACACGATTTGCAGCTAGATATTCCGACTGCTCCCCCACTTGGCTTTAATGTATTAGCGTCTAAAGATGGGCAAGGGTTGCAACCAAAGCGGGAATACTTTACTTCTAAGTTGTTGCGCGATCGCCGTTTTTTGCTTGGAGGTGCGGCTGTTATGGCTACAGGTGTGGCGATCGCTCTAAGTACTGTTTTGCATCCAACCCCCCAACGCTCATCTCCTCCGGCGGGGGGGAAAGTTAATCAATCACCACCAAAAAGTAGCCCTACTCTAGAGAAAGTTAAGGTTGTTCCACCGTCTCCTTCAGCGTCGCCTGTCGCGTCACCTGCTGAAAAATCGGTTGAAAAACCATTACGCAAAACTTCTCAACCTTTGCGGCGGCGGGTTGTCGAGCAGCAATCTGTTACTCGTCCGGAGGAGTCACCGCGTCCGGTGAGAAGGCGGCGATCGCGTCGCACTCAAGAACCCTCATCGTCGCCAGTCAGAAATATTCCCCCATCTCCGGCGGCGATTGCATCGCCTGAACCCACTACTGTAGAAAATCCCCCATCTCCGGCGGCGATTGAGTCGCCTGAACCCACTACTGTAGAAAAGCCGCCATTACCTCCTAGCGATCGCAAGTCGCCTGCTCTTGAGCCATCGTCTCCACCCGATATTTCCCCTCCCTCTAGTTCAGCACCACAAGGCGATCGCAACCCGCCTGCTCGTGATGGAGATAGTTCAGCACCACAAGGCGATCGCAAGCCACCAGTCCAAGAGCAAGTCTCTCCACGGGATACATCCCCTGAACCTAGTTCAGTTAGCCAGCCAGTTGGAAGAAGCGATCGCCCTCTATCTAAACCTGATAAGGACAATCAACCCATTCCACAGCAGGACGTTCAGCCTACCGACGAGAATAAATAG
- a CDS encoding transposase has translation MLDNGYHPETITAALQKLYPQIMTKIRFELAPKPTKAEKAAQGKTGFVPVATRWVIERSNAWMERCKSLVKNFERTLSHATAKLNLCFIRLMLKRLANE, from the coding sequence TTGCTGGACAATGGCTATCACCCAGAGACAATTACCGCCGCCTTGCAAAAACTTTATCCCCAAATCATGACCAAGATCCGGTTTGAACTGGCACCCAAGCCCACAAAAGCCGAAAAAGCGGCACAAGGAAAAACGGGATTTGTCCCTGTGGCAACTCGATGGGTGATTGAGCGGTCAAATGCTTGGATGGAACGTTGTAAAAGTTTAGTCAAAAACTTTGAGAGAACCTTGAGTCATGCCACTGCCAAGCTCAATCTGTGTTTCATCCGACTCATGCTCAAAAGGCTGGCGAATGAATAG
- the proB gene encoding glutamate 5-kinase, with protein sequence MNNNQSTIVVKIGTSSLTKADGTLALSTIAALVETLTNLRRQGCGVVLVTSGAVGVGCARLGLTERPRTMALKQAVAAVGQGRLMRVYDDMFTTLQQPIAQVLLTRSTFGERTSYVNAYNTFKELLRLGVIPIVNENDTVAVEELKFGDNDTLSALVASLIEADWLFLLTDVDRLYSADPRSFPDAQPISLVNRMEELEELQVKTGDRGSQWGTGGMVTKITAARIATSAGVRTAIANGRLPSNIEKILQGEPIGTQFEPQPRTDNARKRWIAHGLVPAGKLYLDNGAIAAICFAGKSLLAAGIAKVEGEFQASDAVGLCDIAGREVARGIVNYSSSELQLIRGHHSAEIPTILGYEGAETIVHRDNLVVS encoded by the coding sequence GTGAACAATAATCAATCAACAATTGTTGTAAAAATTGGTACTTCTAGTCTCACAAAAGCAGACGGTACACTGGCTCTCTCAACAATTGCAGCTTTAGTTGAAACCCTCACTAATCTCCGCCGTCAGGGATGCGGTGTCGTATTGGTTACGTCGGGTGCAGTGGGCGTTGGCTGCGCGAGGCTGGGTTTAACCGAGCGTCCCCGGACGATGGCGCTGAAGCAAGCAGTTGCCGCGGTGGGCCAGGGACGTTTAATGCGGGTTTATGACGATATGTTTACGACCCTTCAACAACCAATTGCTCAGGTTCTTTTGACGCGCAGTACTTTTGGAGAACGCACCAGCTATGTTAATGCCTACAACACTTTTAAGGAATTACTGCGGCTTGGAGTGATACCAATTGTGAACGAAAATGATACGGTCGCAGTAGAGGAGCTGAAGTTTGGGGATAATGATACACTCTCAGCTCTAGTAGCAAGCTTGATAGAGGCAGATTGGCTGTTTTTATTAACTGATGTGGATAGGCTTTATTCAGCCGATCCGCGCTCTTTTCCAGATGCTCAGCCAATTTCACTGGTGAACCGTATGGAAGAACTCGAAGAGTTACAGGTGAAAACTGGCGATCGCGGCTCTCAATGGGGTACGGGCGGCATGGTAACAAAAATTACTGCTGCACGTATTGCCACCAGCGCTGGGGTAAGAACGGCGATCGCCAACGGACGGCTTCCTAGTAATATCGAGAAAATTTTACAGGGAGAACCCATAGGCACCCAGTTTGAACCGCAACCCCGCACCGACAATGCCCGCAAGCGCTGGATTGCTCATGGATTAGTCCCGGCGGGGAAATTATATTTAGATAATGGAGCGATCGCTGCTATTTGCTTTGCTGGAAAGTCCCTTTTAGCAGCAGGGATTGCTAAAGTCGAAGGCGAATTCCAAGCTTCAGATGCTGTCGGGTTGTGCGACATCGCAGGTCGTGAAGTTGCCCGAGGAATCGTAAACTACAGCAGCAGCGAATTACAACTGATTCGCGGCCACCACTCGGCAGAAATTCCCACCATTTTGGGCTATGAAGGAGCGGAAACCATAGTCCACAGAGATAACCTCGTTGTTAGCTAG
- a CDS encoding DUF3727 domain-containing protein — translation MQPAPPAFISDEVSGFSVPLTVDSSISAMFPSQSPEENEYSSAASVTLTDTDGRTLSCYIEHSLEVEGEEYLLLLPTDAPVEIVAWDGDEEEAEATLVEDEAELDKIFTTAQAVLSEQNLALNRTAFALTVAGDLPPIEEDEILTLEVEDEETDTEPEQFQLLASFYYEDQEYSIYTPLDPLLFFARLNDQGQPELLSPEEFKKIQPLLEDRLFDELE, via the coding sequence TTGCAACCTGCACCCCCAGCGTTTATTAGCGATGAGGTTAGCGGTTTCTCAGTACCTTTGACTGTAGATAGCAGCATATCTGCCATGTTCCCATCCCAATCTCCTGAAGAGAATGAATATTCTAGTGCAGCATCTGTCACCCTTACGGATACAGATGGGCGCACTCTCTCGTGCTACATTGAGCATTCCTTGGAAGTAGAGGGGGAGGAATACCTCCTCCTGCTACCCACTGACGCGCCAGTAGAAATTGTTGCCTGGGACGGGGACGAGGAGGAAGCCGAAGCTACCCTCGTCGAAGACGAGGCAGAACTTGACAAAATTTTTACTACTGCTCAAGCAGTTTTGTCAGAACAAAACCTCGCCCTCAACCGCACGGCTTTTGCTCTTACAGTTGCCGGTGACTTGCCCCCGATTGAGGAGGATGAAATTCTTACCCTCGAAGTTGAGGATGAGGAAACCGACACTGAGCCAGAACAATTTCAACTGCTGGCTTCTTTTTACTATGAAGACCAGGAGTATTCAATTTATACTCCCCTCGACCCGCTTCTGTTCTTTGCGCGACTTAATGACCAAGGTCAACCAGAGCTACTTTCACCAGAGGAATTTAAAAAAATACAACCGCTTTTAGAAGATAGGCTGTTTGATGAATTGGAATAG
- a CDS encoding YqeG family HAD IIIA-type phosphatase, whose product MWAANFLTPNLILGDSILTLTPDILQQHNLKGLVLDVDETLVPITAAQASEELLLWVEQIRQVAEVSLVSNNLSATRIGSIAYALNVPYILGAAKPSRRKLRQAATAMNLPIEQIAMVGDRLFTDVLAGNRLGMFTILVEPMVDPSFAVRSHPVRDFEVWLSQFLGVSLGQSNKT is encoded by the coding sequence ATGTGGGCGGCAAACTTCCTGACTCCTAATTTAATTTTAGGAGACTCAATTCTAACTCTGACACCCGATATTTTACAGCAGCATAATCTCAAAGGTCTGGTGTTGGATGTTGATGAAACCCTTGTACCTATCACAGCAGCCCAAGCTTCTGAAGAACTTTTGCTGTGGGTAGAGCAAATTAGACAGGTGGCAGAGGTGTCCCTCGTGAGTAATAATCTGAGTGCAACTCGGATTGGTAGCATCGCCTATGCCTTGAATGTCCCTTATATTCTTGGCGCTGCCAAGCCTTCGCGCCGGAAGTTACGGCAGGCTGCCACTGCTATGAATCTGCCCATCGAACAGATAGCAATGGTGGGCGATCGCTTGTTTACTGATGTTTTAGCAGGCAATCGGCTGGGAATGTTTACTATTCTTGTTGAGCCTATGGTAGATCCTTCGTTTGCCGTCCGTTCCCACCCAGTAAGGGATTTTGAAGTTTGGCTATCTCAATTTTTGGGCGTTTCTTTAGGGCAAAGCAATAAAACTTAA